A part of Liolophura sinensis isolate JHLJ2023 chromosome 1, CUHK_Ljap_v2, whole genome shotgun sequence genomic DNA contains:
- the LOC135462528 gene encoding histone H1-delta-like — protein MTDTTPAPVVQKVKKATKPKKPAEHPKYSEMVVAALKDLKERGGSSRSKILKYIVTNYKVGDEKTVNTHLKLALKSGVKSGMLKQTKGTGATGSFKLGEVAKKAPAKPKKPAVKKPAAKKPATKKTKSPKKVTKKPAAKKTKSPTKKVTKKTKSPKKAAKKPASKKPTKSPKKAATKKPAAKKPAAKKTKA, from the coding sequence ATGACTGACACAACTCCCGCCCCCGTCGTCCAGAAGGTAAAGAAGGCCACCAAGCCTAAGAAGCCAGCCGAACACCCGAAATACAGCGAAATGGTGGTAGCCGCTCTCAAGGATCTGAAAGAGAGAGGTGGATCATCTAGGAGCAAGATCTTGAAGTACATCGTCACCAACTACAAAGTGGGAGACGAGAAGACCGTCAACACACACCTGAAGCTTGCCCTGAAAAGTGGCGTCAAGTCTGGTATGTTGAAACAGACTAAGGGTACCGGGGCCACGGGATCTTTTAAGCTGGGTGAAGTTGCCAAGAAAGCCCCGGCTAAGCCAAAGAAACCTGCCGTCAAGAAACCAGCTGCCAAAAAGCCAGCTACTAAGAAGACAAAATCGCCAAAGAAAGTCACAAAGAAACCAGCggccaagaaaacaaaatctccGACCAAGAAAGTCACGAAGAAGACGAAATCTCCCAAGAAGGCTGCCAAAAAGCCGGCCTCTAAAAAGCCAACGAAGTCTCCGAAGAAAGCAGCGACTAAAAAGCCTGCAGCCAAGAAACCAGCAGCCAAGAAGACAAAGGCTTGA
- the LOC135474109 gene encoding histone H3, whose protein sequence is MARTKQTARKSTGGKAPRKQLATKAARKSAPATGGVKKPHRYRPGTVALREIRRYQKSTELLIRKLPFQRLVREIAQDFKTDLRFQSSAVMALQEASESYLVGLFEDTNLCAIHAKRVTIMPKDIQLARRIRGERA, encoded by the coding sequence ATGGCCCGTACAAAGCAGACTGCCAGGAAATCTACAGGAGGAAAGGCTCCCCGAAAACAGCTGGCCACCAAGGCAGCCAGGAAGAGCGCCCCAGCCACCGGTGGTGTCAAGAAACCTCACAGATACAGGCCCGGAACAGTGGCTCTCCGTGAAATCCGTCGTTACCAGAAGAGCACTGAACTTCTCATCCGAAAACTGCCCTTCCAGCGTCTGGTGCGTGAAATCGCCCAGGATTTCAAGACTGATCTACGTTTCCAGAGCTCTGCCGTGATGGCTCTACAAGAGGCCAGCGAATCTTACCTGGTAGGTTTGTTTGAGGACACAAACCTGTGCGCCATCCACGCCAAACGTGTCACCATTATGCCCAAGGATATCCAACTGGCCAGACGTATCCGAGGAGAGAGAGCTTAA
- the LOC135462539 gene encoding histone H1-delta-like, which translates to MTDATPAPVVQKVKKVTKPKKPAEHPKYSEMVVAALKDLKERGGSSRSKILKYIVTNYKVGDEKTVNTHLKLALKSGVKSGMLKQTKGTGATGSFKLGGVVKKAPAKPKKPAIKKPAAKKPATKKTKSPKKVTKKPAAKKTKSPTKKVTKKTKSPKKVTKKPASKKPTKSPKKAAAKKPAAKKPAAKKPSTKKTKA; encoded by the coding sequence ATGACTGACGCAACTCCAGCTCCCGTTGTCCAGAAGGTAAAGAAGGTCACCAAGCCTAAGAAGCCAGCCGAACACCCGAAATACAGCGAAATGGTGGTAGCCGCTCTCAAGGATCTAAAAGAGAGAGGTGGATCATCTAGGAGCAAGATCTTGAAGTACATCGTCACCAACTACAAAGTGGGAGACGAGAAGACCGTTAACACACACCTGAAGCTTGCCCTGAAAAGTGGCGTCAAGTCTGGTATGTTGAAACAGACTAAGGGTACCGGTGCCACAGGATCTTTTAAGCTGGGTGGAGTCGTCAAGAAAGCCCCGGCTAAGCCAAAGAAACCTGCCATCAAGAAACCAGCTGCCAAAAAGCCAGCTACTAAGAAGACAAAATCGCCAAAGAAAGTCACAAAGAAACCAGCggccaagaaaacaaaatctccGACCAAGAAAGTCACGAAGAAGACGAAATCCCCGAAAAAGGTTACCAAGAAGCCGGCCTCTAAAAAGCCAACGAAATCTCCGAAGAAAGCCGCAGCTAAAAAACCCGCTGCCAAGAAACCAGCAGCGAAAAAGCCTTCAACCAAGAAGACAAAGGCTTGA
- the LOC135474126 gene encoding histone H3 codes for MARTKQTARKSTGGKAPRKQLATKAARKSAPATGGVKKPHRYRPGTVALREIRRYQKSTELLIRKLPFQRLVREIAQDFKTDLRFQSSAVMALQEASESYLVGLFEDTNLCAIHAKRVTIMPKDIQLARRIRGERA; via the coding sequence ATGGCCCGTACAAAGCAGACCGCCAGGAAATCTACAGGAGGAAAGGCTCCCCGAAAACAGCTGGCCACAAAGGCAGCCAGGAAGAGCGCCCCAGCCACCGGTGGTGTCAAGAAACCTCACAGATACAGGCCCGGAACAGTGGCTCTCCGTGAAATCCGTCGTTACCAGAAGAGCACTGAGCTTCTCATCCGCAAACTGCCCTTCCAGCGTCTGGTGCGTGAAATCGCCCAGGATTTCAAGACTGATCTGCGTTTCCAGAGCTCTGCCGTGATGGCTCTACAAGAGGCCAGCGAATCTTACCTGGTGGGTTTGTTTGAGGACACGAACCTGTGCGCCATCCACGCCAAACGTGTTACCATTATGCCCAAGGATATTCAACTGGCCAGACGTATCCGAGGAGAGAGAGCGTAA
- the LOC135462550 gene encoding late histone H1-like produces the protein MVLAALKDLKERGGSSRSKILKYIVTNYKVGDEKTVNTHLKLALKSGVKSGMLKQTKGTGATGSFKLGEVAKKAPAKLKKPAVKKPAVKKPSAKKTKSPKKDTNKPVAKKPKSPTKKVTKKTKSPKKVAKKPAPKKPTKSPKKAAAKKPAAKKPAAKKPAAKKTKA, from the coding sequence ATGGTGTTAGCCGCTCTAAAGGACCTGAAAGAGAGAGGTGGATCATCTAGGAGCAAGATCTTGAAGTACATCGTCACCAACTACAAAGTGGGAGACGAGAAGACCGTCAACACACACCTGAAGCTTGCCCTGAAAAGTGGCGTCAAGTCTGGTATGTTGAAACAGACTAAGGGTACCGGTGCCACAGGATCTTTCAAGCTGGGTGAAGTCGCCAAGAAAGCTCCAGCCAAGCTCAAGAAACCCGCCGTCAAGAAACCAGCTGTCAAGAAGCCATCCGCTAAGAAGACAAAATCGCCAAAGAAAGACACAAATAAGCCAGTCGCCAAGAAGCCCAAATCTCCGACCAAGAAAGTCACGAAGAAGACGAAATCTCCGAAGAAGGTTGCCAAGAAGCCGGCGCCTAAGAAGCCAACGAAGTCTCCGAAGAAAGCTGCAGCTAAAAAACCTGCTGCCAAGAAACCAGCAGCGAAAAAGCCAGCAGCCAAGAAGACAAAGGCTTGA
- the LOC135474098 gene encoding histone H3-like isoform X2, translating into MARTKQTARKSTGGKAPRKQLATKAARKSAPATGGVKKPHRYRPGTVALREIRRYQKSTELLIRKLPFQRLVREIAQDFKTDLRFQSSAVMALQEASESYLVGLFEDTNLCAIHAKRVTIMPKDIQLARRVKRGRDSNLTD; encoded by the exons ATGGCCCGTACAAAGCAGACCGCTCGTAAATCTACAGGAGGCAAGGCTCCCCGGAAGCAACTTGCCACAAAGGCAGCCAGGAAAAGCGCCCCAGCCACCGGTGGTGTCAAGAAACCTCACAGATACAGGCCCGGAACAGTGGCTCTCCGCGAAATCCGTCGTTACCAGAAGAGCACTGAACTTCTCATCCGAAAACTGCCCTTCCAACGTCTGGTGCGTGAAATCGCCCAGGATTTCAAGACGGACCTGCGTTTCCAGAGCTCTGCCGTGATGGCTCTACAAGAGGCCAGCGAATCTTACCTGGTGGGTTTGTTTGAGGACACGAACCTGTGCGCCATCCACGCCAAACGTGTGACCATTATGCCTAAGGATATCCAACTGGCCAGAC GTGTGAAACGTGGAAGAG ATTCGAATTTGACTGACTGA
- the LOC135474098 gene encoding transmembrane protein 35B-like isoform X1, with amino-acid sequence MPGQLTSILQGAVGGIFVLAGITKVYPFTKEMAADTLKEFTAFAKVYPTVPLGYQPDPKFYQMSLGMLEVIFGLGLLTGPRRCKRVCSGGMIFIMAGGVQTMLCLGRISMAAMPLAFLGALVYIWMSLGKNGAEKKRQ; translated from the exons ATGCCGGGACAATTAACCAGTATTCTACAGGGTGCAGTTGGGGGTATCTTTGTGTTAGCAGGGATAACTAAGGTCTACCCATTTACAAAGGAAATGGCTGCAGATACT CTCAAGGAATTCACAGCCTTTGCCAAAGTATATCCCACGGTACCCCTAGGTTACCAGCCAGACCCTAAGTTTTATCAGATGTCTCTGGGGATGCTGGAGGTGATTTTCGGACTGGGGCTGCTGACAGGCCCCAGAAGGTGTAAGCGAGTGTGCAGTGGGGGGATGATCTTCATCATGGCAGGAGGAGTGCAGACAATGCTGTGCTTGGGGCGGATAAGCATGGCCGCAATGCCGTTAGCTTTTCTAGGAGCTTTGGTCTACATCTGGATGTCACTGGGGAAAAATGGTGCTGAGAAGAAAAGGCAGTAA